The Chryseobacterium indicum genome includes a window with the following:
- a CDS encoding TauD/TfdA family dioxygenase, producing the protein MNNPVIVNTPFIIDLNEISPNDFVDYYLRNKESFENDILKQGAIKFKGIDIDSLETFQHIVDSISQKFLNYIDGNSPRTKLTDHVYTSTEYDQTQKITMHNELSYSAKWPNKLFFSCLQVPETGGETLLADSREILNAMPEEIKSEVEAKGIIYIRNLHGGDFGFGTSWIDTFETNDKNKVEEYCNAYNIKFQWTENNSLRLEQFSKGIIEHRITGEKLWFNQIDQFHPCHLGEDLFESMKLLYDSPENFPHYVKFGDGSEISEAMVKEIIKTIEMVTVFPEWSKNELLIIDNELVTHGRNSFTGNRRVIVAMSE; encoded by the coding sequence ATGAATAACCCAGTAATAGTAAATACACCGTTTATTATTGATCTTAATGAAATAAGCCCAAATGATTTTGTTGATTATTATTTGAGAAATAAAGAAAGTTTTGAAAACGATATTTTGAAACAGGGTGCCATAAAATTTAAAGGGATAGATATTGATTCTCTTGAGACCTTTCAGCACATTGTAGATTCTATATCACAAAAATTTTTAAATTATATAGACGGAAACTCTCCACGAACTAAACTGACAGATCACGTATATACATCCACAGAATATGATCAAACTCAGAAGATTACAATGCATAATGAGCTTTCATATTCAGCAAAATGGCCTAATAAATTATTCTTTAGCTGTTTACAGGTTCCTGAAACAGGAGGGGAAACCCTTCTGGCCGACAGCAGAGAAATACTTAATGCAATGCCGGAAGAGATAAAATCAGAAGTTGAAGCCAAGGGAATTATTTACATAAGAAACTTACATGGTGGAGATTTCGGCTTCGGAACATCATGGATAGATACTTTTGAAACAAATGACAAAAATAAAGTTGAAGAATATTGCAATGCATACAATATCAAATTTCAATGGACGGAGAACAATAGCCTGAGATTAGAACAGTTCAGTAAAGGAATTATAGAACACAGAATTACAGGTGAGAAACTATGGTTCAATCAGATTGATCAGTTTCACCCCTGTCATTTAGGAGAAGATCTTTTCGAGTCTATGAAACTTCTTTATGATTCTCCGGAAAACTTTCCGCATTATGTAAAATTTGGAGATGGCTCTGAAATAAGTGAAGCCATGGTAAAAGAAATCATTAAGACTATTGAAATGGTGACCGTTTTTCCGGAATGGTCTAAAAATGAACTTCTTATAATAGATAATGAGCTTGTAACTCACGGAAGAAATTCTTTTACAGGTAACAGACGTGTTATCGTAGCGATGTCAGAATAA
- a CDS encoding non-ribosomal peptide synthetase — MSTPNSKLDFEAINANKNITARNYWKNRLENYVSEDYFRRNKVKTSSFHTEEIITKADEKVCNTLNKIVNTPKAKHVFLLSVLGILAEKYSSNSDVTIFTTTYTESDTESKGFVFPVRMNDFGRSTFPVFLTELKNNILNDYKHSNYQLKKIINHEDGEIKDLPSVGMLVEGIQEVDAFDALSPDLLFVFNVDNGLSLKISYTEESYDKNYIKGIADHYFNLLVSLIDNKEKEIDSIELISDSEKQRIIKLFNNTEKYYPEDKTILDLFLEQVRKTPENVAVAYKDKKLTYQELDKRSNQVAHYLLEKFGDTNRVFGVQIDRSVELIITIFGILKAGGIYLPLSKNHPTDRILYTLDNSNACAIFTDTGKPEDFENRYDCLYVNELSAYSSTGINLAKPEKVAYIIYTSGSTGKPKGVLIKHTSMVNRLHWMQNEYQLTEHDTILQKTPLVFDVSIWELFLWSMSGAKLVLAAPGAEKDPQELCEIIQKENITVLHFVPSMLNAFLAYLDGTKQNIYNLESIRHLFTSGEELKATDAKAFLDYCTNAELHNLYGPTEATVDVSFHNVSRKVAYRSIPIGKPIDNTQLFIFNDKMQLQPVGVPGELFIGGVNLSAGYANQPELTKERFISNPLNPGSLLYKTGDLAKWLEDGSIEYLGRIDNQVKIRGNRIELGEIEFVIQSFPTITTVVVLPKDYASGVQLVGYLVIDEGFSEETLRNFLASQLPDYMIPSYFIIVDQIPVTTNGKVNREALLSIEVKSDEEYVAPETELQKLLLTYWNEILSTEKIGINDSFFRIGGDSILAIRLIGMINNYISANISMVDIYENDTIKKLADFIQKSEEKEYSAIFDTIELELEKFESEYKKHNQNSLIEKVYPMSDIEKAMCFIHKSRPDDILYFEQLMQPVIYETLDVDVFQKTLDLLVEKHEILRTGFDIEHFAHIIYKNVDTRITFHDYSAYSKDEQKRKIEEDMEKSRPDHFDLQAEKLWRIIIYKLQDSHHEILFEYHHAILDGWSFASLITEMNNTYLELLRGNAVKLETLETGFKDYITQEMFYKKNPETTEFWKKELKNYKKLTLNKTTDLKDFKSVRDVYPAKLLTDLEKIAADKNTTVKNILLSAYVYTMKMLSGETDILVGLVTFTRPLKKDGEKLLGCFLNTVPFRITIPENITWTQYIAAIDKKVLEVKKYDHLSLFEISNAIGSAGLGNPLFDTFFNYINWHVKENMKIAETVDQDDRTYFDTFLRGNTFFDVNYDVTNKNIICMHEYSSPFMTEERYAQYSDIFLTILDRIIRNSDEVINADDFFWNPLQENLANEFSQYENWNVEPGDILPLQYHENKRRIKEIESGIFFNKTISVTAVSEEKLNTEILEKSIQKIINTHDILRTVICRSENQYDQRFISAVNVEITEKYAVSQDEVNEIIEQEKLNSFDLNSSLLSAVLIRFINSDKVIVSFNFHNSIVDSSSAEKIVEEIFSAYQSENWDVNKETKLSYLGYSLWKQEKINKLYPELLNYWKNRLQNIPAKQQLPFIKAEKHSDVYSAAEKYIHIPESTFEKIIDFSDRNNIDVSSVLLSGFTILLNKYNQQEAIVVGSFVSGESFINKNLIGSFSRVIPFVSAISEQKTFEDYTKELNVMYHKDLENSLLSLDALKADLFSENGNANRDFDIIFQYNEKDSDRDIKIKIIDIDDSSEQRSLHLILNRTSNSITGKIRYNSEYLDAEMMNAVPAHFNEIITQLINNPALPIGDVSMLSSSEKDIILHDFNDSFYPFTGHSTVLDLLSDRVSEFSESTALIFGESEMSYSAFWDSSLRYGNYLRTEYGLNKGDLVGVLLERSEEMVLSLYGILCSGCAYVPIDINLPASRIEKIIEDSGIRVLVSRGRYVQDSLSDLCKLIDLDEVSDSINSYPVVSPVSVEGSDLAYVIYTSGSTGNPKGVMIEHGSLLNLVQSMDHRYPLEKGDRYLLKTLYSFDVSIAELFGWFHRGGSLVILGQDMEKNSVELVRAVRDYEISHINFVPSMFGVFMDTFESIGKDSVNSLQYIFLAGEVFPLEMLHKFKSYNLPAKIQNLYGPTETTVYSCGYNTDKWSSLDVRIPIGRALDNMGMYVLDSHHHLQPIGIWGELCVGGLGVARGYLNNSSLSTEKFITVDWLDSGRLYKTGDIGRWLSNGTLEIMGRLDHQVKLRGFRIELGEIESKILGYPGVSGSVVVLKEIGGDAHLVCYYTSEKSIPSSSLRDYLQSELPEYMVPQYYVHLDSFPLTSSGKISRNGLPDVDMSSHDPHVDVSNEIEEKLLAIWSDVLGISGENISAAKSFFELGGHSLKAMMLINKINKEFDITFPLEEVFEKTTIQKQAVYIKLINFLSTEISSVEAEDFSENIII, encoded by the coding sequence AGCTAAACATGTTTTTCTATTGTCTGTTCTTGGAATTTTAGCAGAAAAATATTCGTCTAATTCCGACGTTACCATTTTTACAACTACTTACACAGAAAGTGATACAGAATCAAAAGGTTTCGTTTTTCCGGTAAGAATGAATGATTTTGGTCGTTCTACATTTCCTGTATTTCTTACAGAGCTTAAAAATAATATACTTAATGATTATAAACACAGCAATTATCAGCTTAAGAAAATAATTAATCATGAAGACGGGGAAATAAAAGATCTTCCTTCAGTAGGAATGCTTGTAGAAGGTATTCAGGAAGTTGATGCGTTTGATGCTTTGTCTCCTGATCTTCTGTTTGTTTTTAATGTAGATAATGGTTTGTCTTTGAAAATCAGCTATACAGAAGAATCATATGACAAAAATTATATAAAAGGAATAGCAGATCATTACTTTAATTTGTTGGTCTCACTTATAGACAATAAAGAAAAAGAGATTGATTCCATAGAATTAATATCCGACAGTGAAAAACAAAGAATCATAAAACTGTTTAATAATACCGAAAAATATTATCCGGAAGACAAAACAATTTTAGACTTATTTCTAGAACAGGTCCGTAAAACACCAGAAAATGTAGCTGTTGCCTATAAAGATAAAAAGCTTACTTATCAGGAACTCGACAAAAGATCTAATCAGGTTGCTCATTATTTATTGGAAAAATTTGGTGATACAAACCGGGTTTTTGGGGTACAGATAGATAGGTCAGTAGAACTTATAATTACTATTTTCGGAATTTTAAAAGCAGGAGGAATTTATCTTCCTTTATCAAAAAATCATCCGACAGATCGTATTTTATATACCTTAGATAATAGTAATGCTTGTGCTATTTTCACCGATACAGGAAAGCCTGAGGATTTTGAAAATAGATATGACTGTTTATATGTAAACGAACTTTCTGCTTATTCAAGTACAGGTATTAACCTTGCAAAACCTGAGAAAGTTGCTTATATAATCTATACTTCCGGATCTACAGGAAAGCCAAAAGGAGTTCTTATTAAGCATACTTCTATGGTAAACAGGCTTCATTGGATGCAGAATGAATATCAGCTTACGGAACATGATACCATACTTCAAAAAACACCTTTGGTTTTTGATGTTTCAATATGGGAGCTGTTTTTATGGTCTATGAGCGGTGCTAAACTAGTTTTAGCTGCGCCGGGAGCAGAAAAAGATCCGCAGGAGCTTTGCGAAATTATTCAAAAAGAAAATATTACGGTTCTTCATTTTGTGCCTTCTATGCTTAATGCTTTTTTAGCTTATTTAGATGGAACAAAACAAAATATTTATAATCTTGAAAGCATCAGACATCTTTTTACGAGTGGAGAAGAATTAAAAGCAACTGATGCAAAAGCATTTCTAGATTATTGTACAAATGCAGAGTTGCATAATTTGTATGGTCCTACTGAAGCCACGGTGGATGTTTCATTTCATAATGTGTCACGTAAAGTTGCCTATCGTTCAATACCAATAGGAAAACCAATAGATAATACTCAGCTTTTCATTTTTAATGATAAGATGCAGTTACAGCCTGTAGGAGTCCCGGGAGAACTTTTTATTGGCGGAGTAAACTTGTCTGCAGGATACGCTAATCAGCCGGAACTAACGAAGGAAAGGTTTATCAGCAATCCTTTGAATCCGGGGAGTCTGCTTTATAAAACAGGAGATCTGGCAAAATGGCTGGAAGATGGAAGCATAGAGTATCTTGGAAGGATTGATAATCAGGTAAAAATCAGAGGAAACAGAATCGAATTGGGAGAAATAGAGTTTGTGATCCAGTCTTTTCCTACAATTACAACAGTAGTGGTACTTCCAAAAGATTACGCATCCGGAGTACAGCTTGTAGGATATCTTGTCATAGATGAAGGTTTTTCTGAAGAAACTCTTAGAAACTTTTTAGCTTCACAACTTCCTGATTATATGATTCCTTCATATTTTATTATAGTAGATCAGATTCCTGTTACGACCAATGGAAAAGTAAACAGAGAGGCTTTATTGTCGATTGAGGTTAAATCTGATGAAGAATATGTAGCGCCGGAAACAGAACTGCAAAAACTTTTACTTACGTATTGGAATGAAATATTAAGCACTGAAAAAATAGGAATTAATGACAGTTTCTTCAGAATAGGAGGAGATTCAATATTGGCAATCAGGCTTATTGGTATGATTAATAATTATATCTCTGCTAATATTTCTATGGTTGATATATATGAAAATGATACCATAAAGAAACTGGCTGATTTTATTCAGAAATCAGAAGAAAAAGAATATTCTGCAATCTTTGATACCATTGAGCTGGAATTAGAAAAATTCGAGTCAGAATATAAAAAACATAACCAGAATAGTCTCATTGAAAAAGTGTATCCAATGAGTGATATTGAAAAGGCGATGTGTTTTATTCATAAATCCAGACCTGATGATATTCTTTATTTTGAACAGCTTATGCAGCCGGTTATTTATGAAACATTGGATGTGGATGTATTCCAGAAAACTCTTGATCTTCTGGTAGAAAAACACGAAATTCTGAGAACAGGTTTTGATATAGAGCATTTTGCACATATTATCTATAAAAATGTAGATACCAGAATAACTTTCCATGATTATAGTGCTTACAGTAAAGACGAACAAAAGCGCAAAATCGAGGAGGACATGGAAAAAAGCAGACCCGATCATTTTGACCTTCAGGCTGAAAAACTTTGGAGAATCATAATATATAAACTTCAGGATAGTCACCATGAAATTTTGTTTGAATACCATCATGCTATTCTTGATGGGTGGAGCTTTGCTTCCCTTATTACTGAGATGAATAATACTTATCTGGAGCTTTTGAGAGGTAATGCTGTAAAATTGGAAACTCTTGAAACTGGCTTCAAAGATTATATTACTCAGGAAATGTTCTACAAAAAAAATCCTGAAACAACGGAATTTTGGAAGAAAGAACTTAAGAATTATAAAAAGCTTACACTAAACAAGACTACAGACCTGAAAGATTTTAAATCTGTAAGGGATGTTTATCCTGCAAAACTTTTAACGGATCTCGAAAAGATAGCAGCTGATAAAAACACTACAGTTAAAAATATCTTGCTTTCTGCTTATGTCTATACAATGAAAATGCTGTCCGGAGAAACAGATATTCTTGTCGGTCTTGTGACATTTACCAGACCGCTAAAAAAAGACGGAGAAAAATTATTGGGATGTTTCCTTAATACAGTTCCTTTCAGAATAACGATTCCTGAAAATATTACCTGGACACAATATATTGCTGCAATCGATAAGAAAGTATTGGAAGTAAAAAAATATGACCATCTGTCACTTTTTGAAATCAGTAACGCGATCGGAAGTGCAGGTTTGGGAAATCCTCTTTTTGATACTTTCTTTAATTATATCAATTGGCATGTAAAGGAAAATATGAAGATTGCAGAAACGGTAGATCAGGATGACAGAACCTATTTTGATACGTTTTTGAGAGGAAATACTTTTTTTGATGTTAACTATGATGTGACCAATAAAAATATAATCTGTATGCATGAGTACTCTTCTCCATTCATGACGGAGGAAAGATATGCGCAGTACAGCGATATATTTTTAACAATTTTAGACAGAATTATCAGAAATTCTGATGAAGTAATCAATGCTGATGACTTTTTTTGGAATCCTTTACAGGAAAATCTGGCAAACGAGTTTTCTCAATATGAAAATTGGAATGTTGAACCGGGAGATATTCTTCCTCTGCAATACCATGAAAACAAGCGTAGAATAAAAGAAATTGAGTCCGGAATTTTTTTCAATAAGACAATCTCCGTAACAGCAGTATCTGAGGAAAAGCTAAATACGGAAATACTTGAAAAAAGTATTCAGAAAATTATCAATACGCATGATATTTTAAGAACAGTTATTTGCAGATCCGAAAATCAGTATGACCAGAGATTTATTTCGGCAGTTAATGTAGAGATTACAGAAAAATATGCTGTATCACAAGATGAGGTTAATGAAATAATTGAGCAAGAAAAATTGAATTCATTCGATCTGAATTCTTCTTTGTTATCTGCAGTGCTTATTAGATTTATAAATTCAGATAAGGTTATTGTATCTTTTAATTTCCATAATTCGATTGTAGACAGTTCTTCCGCAGAAAAGATTGTTGAAGAGATTTTCAGTGCGTACCAATCTGAAAATTGGGATGTAAATAAAGAAACAAAGCTTTCTTATTTAGGGTATTCTCTTTGGAAACAGGAGAAAATCAATAAGTTGTATCCCGAACTATTAAATTATTGGAAAAACAGGCTTCAAAATATTCCTGCAAAACAACAATTACCTTTTATTAAGGCAGAGAAACATTCTGATGTTTATAGTGCGGCAGAAAAGTATATTCATATCCCCGAAAGTACTTTTGAAAAAATAATTGATTTTTCCGACAGAAATAATATCGATGTAAGCAGTGTTCTATTGTCAGGGTTTACTATATTATTAAATAAATACAACCAACAGGAAGCAATTGTTGTGGGATCGTTTGTTTCTGGGGAAAGTTTTATCAATAAAAACCTTATTGGTTCTTTTTCAAGAGTGATACCATTTGTAAGTGCCATTTCAGAACAAAAAACCTTTGAAGACTATACCAAAGAGTTAAATGTAATGTACCATAAGGATTTAGAAAATAGTCTTCTATCCCTGGATGCATTAAAAGCTGATCTTTTCTCTGAAAATGGTAATGCTAATAGAGATTTTGACATCATCTTCCAATATAATGAGAAGGACTCAGATAGAGACATAAAAATAAAAATTATTGATATTGATGACTCTTCTGAACAAAGAAGTTTACACCTGATCCTGAATAGAACATCGAATTCGATAACGGGTAAAATACGGTACAATTCAGAATATTTGGATGCAGAAATGATGAATGCTGTTCCCGCTCATTTTAATGAAATTATCACACAGCTCATCAATAATCCTGCTCTGCCTATTGGGGATGTTTCTATGCTTTCATCTTCAGAGAAGGATATTATATTGCATGACTTCAATGATAGTTTTTATCCATTCACTGGTCATTCAACCGTTTTAGATTTGTTGTCGGACCGAGTTTCCGAATTTTCGGAATCAACTGCTTTAATTTTTGGAGAATCAGAGATGAGCTATTCTGCATTCTGGGATTCTTCGCTTCGTTACGGCAATTATCTACGCACGGAATATGGATTAAATAAAGGCGATCTTGTGGGTGTTCTTTTGGAACGCAGTGAAGAGATGGTTTTGAGTTTGTATGGTATTCTTTGTTCAGGGTGTGCTTATGTTCCGATCGATATAAATCTTCCGGCTTCCCGTATTGAAAAGATCATTGAGGATTCCGGAATCAGGGTTTTGGTGAGTCGCGGAAGATATGTTCAGGACTCTTTGTCCGATCTATGCAAGTTAATTGATCTGGATGAAGTTTCAGATTCTATCAATTCTTATCCTGTTGTTTCTCCGGTATCTGTTGAAGGTAGTGACCTTGCGTATGTGATCTACACATCAGGATCCACAGGTAATCCTAAAGGAGTTATGATAGAGCACGGTTCATTATTGAATCTTGTTCAAAGCATGGATCATCGTTATCCTCTGGAAAAAGGTGATCGTTATCTTTTAAAGACTCTGTATTCTTTTGATGTTTCTATTGCCGAGCTTTTCGGTTGGTTTCACCGTGGAGGAAGTCTTGTCATTCTGGGTCAGGATATGGAGAAGAATTCTGTTGAGCTTGTTCGGGCAGTTCGTGATTATGAAATCAGCCATATCAATTTCGTTCCCTCGATGTTCGGAGTGTTTATGGATACATTTGAGAGTATTGGAAAAGATTCTGTAAACAGCTTGCAGTATATCTTTTTGGCAGGTGAGGTTTTTCCGTTAGAAATGCTTCATAAGTTCAAATCTTATAATCTGCCTGCTAAAATCCAAAATCTTTATGGTCCAACAGAAACAACAGTTTACAGCTGTGGTTACAACACAGATAAATGGTCTTCCTTGGATGTCCGTATTCCGATCGGCCGTGCTTTGGATAATATGGGGATGTATGTTCTGGACAGTCATCATCATCTTCAGCCGATTGGTATTTGGGGAGAGCTTTGTGTAGGCGGTTTGGGTGTTGCGAGAGGTTATCTTAACAACAGTTCTCTGAGTACTGAGAAATTTATTACGGTTGATTGGTTAGATTCAGGACGTTTGTACAAGACAGGAGATATCGGGCGCTGGCTTTCAAACGGAACGCTTGAGATCATGGGAAGACTCGATCATCAGGTAAAACTTAGGGGCTTCCGAATTGAGTTGGGAGAGATCGAGTCTAAAATTCTTGGTTATCCGGGTGTTAGTGGCAGTGTGGTTGTTTTAAAGGAAATAGGAGGAGATGCCCATCTTGTTTGTTATTATACTTCAGAAAAATCAATTCCTTCATCTTCTTTGCGTGATTATCTTCAGAGTGAGCTTCCTGAATATATGGTTCCACAGTATTATGTTCATCTGGATAGTTTCCCGTTGACCTCGAGCGGAAAGATTTCAAGAAATGGTTTACCCGATGTAGATATGAGCAGTCATGATCCTCATGTAGATGTTTCGAATGAAATTGAAGAGAAATTATTGGCTATCTGGAGTGATGTTTTGGGAATCTCTGGTGAGAACATCAGTGCTGCGAAAAGCTTTTTTGAGCTGGGGGGACATTCTTTGAAAGCCATGATGCTGATTAATAAAATTAATAAAGAATTTGATATCACATTTCCACTAGAAGAGGTTTTTGAAAAAACAACAATTCAAAAACAGGCAGTATATATTAAGCTAATTAATTTCCTTTCTACCGAAATTTCATCAGTTGAAGCAGAAGATTTTTCAGAAAACATAATTATATAA
- a CDS encoding serine hydrolase domain-containing protein, with product MITELGVPGVSLAVIENNQIVYSNFYGKKNLKGNKNIDKNTVFEAASLTKMYLVYVAQRLIEDKILDLDKPLYQYLEYEPLQHDPRYKNITARMILSHTSGIENWSWNNKKDVLEIVSNPGEQFVYSGEGFQYLAKVIEKILKEPYESYVKRMVITPFELKNTYLKYRKAKSSLKESPSDYAIGYTQMRDEVEKWKNYETVPASGAHTTGKDYARFIISMFDKKNLSNERIQDMIKPIKVLGDDESTGYMGEGFFTIPSKKDTVVSFSGNNDGFRSELFYSVSHGRGFVFFTNSDQGKLITKEINEMTCHFNVEFLFQDNFFKYYPSSSISLQKIYRDKGIKGLEKGIEDFKKEGKLDENTLNELAEIYKEKEPDLPLKLLNNNISVFPKSANSYGLLGRIYMDKKQYKEALSNFTKAKELGFGLWNLDDDIKNCEENVYKKTF from the coding sequence ATGATCACCGAATTGGGGGTTCCCGGTGTTTCGCTTGCTGTCATTGAGAACAATCAGATTGTTTATTCAAATTTTTACGGGAAAAAAAATCTCAAGGGTAATAAGAATATTGACAAGAATACCGTATTCGAAGCAGCTTCCTTAACTAAGATGTATCTGGTATATGTGGCTCAGAGACTTATAGAGGACAAGATACTGGATCTTGATAAACCTTTGTATCAATATTTGGAATATGAACCTTTGCAGCATGATCCAAGATATAAAAATATTACTGCCAGAATGATTCTTAGCCATACTTCTGGAATTGAAAATTGGAGTTGGAACAATAAGAAAGACGTTTTGGAAATTGTAAGCAATCCGGGAGAGCAGTTTGTATATTCCGGAGAGGGATTTCAGTATTTGGCTAAAGTAATTGAGAAAATACTGAAGGAGCCTTATGAAAGCTATGTGAAACGAATGGTTATTACTCCATTTGAATTAAAAAATACATACTTAAAGTACAGAAAAGCAAAATCTTCTCTAAAGGAATCACCATCAGATTATGCGATAGGGTATACACAAATGAGAGATGAAGTTGAAAAATGGAAAAACTATGAAACCGTGCCGGCTTCAGGAGCTCATACAACAGGAAAAGATTACGCCAGATTTATCATTTCAATGTTCGATAAGAAGAATCTTTCAAATGAAAGAATACAGGATATGATAAAGCCCATAAAAGTATTGGGTGATGATGAATCAACAGGATACATGGGAGAAGGTTTTTTTACAATTCCAAGTAAGAAAGATACGGTGGTTTCATTTAGTGGTAATAATGATGGTTTCAGATCAGAGTTGTTTTATTCTGTGAGCCATGGGAGAGGATTTGTATTTTTCACTAATAGCGACCAAGGTAAGCTAATTACAAAAGAAATTAATGAAATGACTTGTCACTTTAATGTTGAATTTTTATTTCAGGATAATTTTTTCAAATATTATCCAAGCAGTTCCATAAGTCTTCAAAAAATTTACAGAGATAAAGGGATTAAAGGATTGGAAAAAGGTATTGAAGACTTTAAAAAAGAAGGGAAACTGGATGAAAATACCCTAAATGAACTGGCAGAAATTTATAAAGAAAAAGAACCAGATCTTCCATTGAAGTTATTGAATAACAATATTTCTGTTTTTCCTAAATCAGCAAATTCATATGGATTATTGGGGCGTATTTATATGGATAAAAAACAATATAAAGAAGCACTTTCCAACTTTACAAAAGCTAAAGAGTTAGGATTCGGATTATGGAATCTTGATGATGATATAAAGAATTGTGAAGAAAACGTATACAAAAAAACTTTTTAA
- a CDS encoding aspartate/glutamate racemase family protein, which translates to MDMTIHNDNIIGIVGGMGPKAGLNLFDKILKYTDAKTDQDHISVILASLPKYIIDRTKFLKGETDINPALNIVKIIRKLENSGANIIGLACNTSYAPEIYNAIIQELSAIKSRIKLIHMPVETCRYLKENYPDFSKIGLMTTNGTYKSGLYKELLENSGYDVIIPDHEFQDNVIHRLIYDKEMGIKAYPDTKRQEQNKLLAHAMEFFKKHKAEAIIIGCTELSILMNEQYMENILIVDPSEILAMKLIKEARKCEAEKQKIIS; encoded by the coding sequence ATGGACATGACAATACATAATGATAATATTATCGGCATCGTTGGCGGAATGGGTCCGAAAGCAGGTCTCAATTTATTCGATAAGATTTTAAAATATACAGATGCTAAAACGGATCAAGATCATATTTCAGTTATTCTTGCATCATTACCCAAATATATTATCGACAGAACGAAGTTCCTGAAAGGAGAAACAGATATTAATCCCGCACTTAATATTGTAAAAATCATCAGGAAGCTCGAAAACTCCGGAGCTAATATTATAGGATTAGCATGTAACACATCTTATGCTCCTGAAATATATAATGCCATTATACAAGAGCTCAGCGCAATAAAAAGCCGGATAAAACTTATCCATATGCCCGTAGAAACATGTAGATATCTAAAAGAGAACTATCCCGATTTTTCAAAAATAGGATTAATGACCACAAACGGAACTTATAAATCTGGTCTTTATAAAGAACTGCTTGAAAACTCAGGATATGATGTGATTATTCCGGATCATGAATTTCAGGATAATGTTATTCACCGCCTAATTTATGACAAGGAAATGGGTATTAAAGCTTATCCTGATACTAAAAGGCAAGAACAGAATAAATTATTGGCTCATGCTATGGAATTTTTTAAGAAGCATAAAGCAGAAGCGATTATTATCGGATGTACAGAACTTTCAATTTTAATGAACGAGCAGTATATGGAAAACATCTTAATTGTTGATCCTTCGGAAATTCTTGCGATGAAACTTATAAAAGAAGCTCGGAAATGTGAAGCTGAAAAGCAGAAAATTATTTCCTAA